The window CCGTCGCGGGAACGGCTAATCCGACACTAGAAATAGATATCCAGGATTATACGCACGTATCCAATAAACTGGATAGTGGTCTATAGTGCTTGATATGGAAAGTGCGTTGAACCCCTACTCGCCTGGCTCCGGCCGACGGCCCTTTGAGCTCGTCGGACGCCAGAGCGAGGTAGATGCATTCGATCTGTTGTTGGCAAAGACACGTCAACGCCGACCGGACCGTGGGATTGTTCTCCATGGGCTACGCGGCGTGGGCAAAACCGTTCTGTTGAATGAGTTCCGGCGGCAGGCTGAACACGCGGAGTTCATGGTCGTGTTCCTTGAAGGTCGAGATGCGGAGGGAGGGCCGGATGCTGTACGGGCGAAGCTCGCTCGCAATCTCCTTCAGGCGGGGCGGAAACTTAACCGCCGTGGCGCCGGCGCACGGCTCCTGACGGCCCTAGGCAGCATCGCCTCGTTCTCGGCAAAGCTTGGTGTGACAGGGATCGATATCGGCGTGAACCTCAATCACGGACGCGCTGACTCTGGATCGATTGAAGTGGACCTCGAAGAACTCATCGAAGATCTCTGCCTCGCCTTGGCGGAGAAACGTTCGGGCTTGATCTTCATCATTGACGAAATGCAGGATCTAGACGACGGACTCATTGCGGCACTCCTCAGCGCCCAGCACCTGGCTGGACAACGAGAATGGCCGTTCTACATCGCTGGAGCCGGGCTGCCCAATCTTCCTTCAGTCCTGAGTGAAGCACGCTCCTACGCTGAGCGGATCTTCAATTACCGCAGCATTGGAGCCCTCTCGAGAGAGGCCGCTGAAGCGGCGCTGGTTGGCCCGGCGGCACGCTACGGGGCGACGTTCATCCCGGCAGCCAAGGATCTCCTCCTCGAAGCGTCAGGGGCATACCCTTACTTTCTACAGGAATACGGATACGCCGTTTGGGAAAGCGCTCCAGAAAAAACAATCACCCTCGCCGACGCCAAGATTGCGGTAGAAATCGGCCGGGCCCAACTGGATCAAGGATTCTTCCCTTCTCGCTGGGAACGGGCCTCCAAAGCTGAGAAAGACTTCCTTAGGCTGATGGCGATGGATGGCGACGAAGGTTCCAGTACCAGCCAACTTGCCGAACGGGCGCAGAAGAAACAAAGCTCCATGACGATGACACGCGCATCGCTGATCCACAAGGGAATTATCTTTGCCCCAGCGCTCGGGGTCGTGGCCTTCACTGTGCCAGGCATGGCTGATTACATACAACGTCTGCACGAATAGCTAAGAGCGAAGACAACGCACAGCCAACTTGCCGAACGGGCGCAGAAGAAACAAAGCTCCATGACGATGACACGCGCATCGCTGATCCACAAGGGAATTATCTTTGCCCCAGCGCTCGGGGTCGTGGCCTTCACTGTGCCAGGCATGGCTGATTACATACAACGTCTGCACGAATAGCTAAGAGCGAAGACAACGCACGCAAAGTCACGTAGATAGCATGGGGCATGCCTTTATCACCATCGCCTTTGCCGAGTCCGTCTGCCCAAGAAAGGGGAGACGCAGCTGACTGGCTCACACAGACGCTGACTTTTCTCAACGCAGAGGGAAACAGCTCCTGGATGCACACTCTGCTGGACGGTCTTGTGAGTGCCATTATCGGCGCACTCGTGGCCCTAGCGGTTGTGTTTTGGACAGTTAGAGCGCAGAACGCAGGAATAGCCGAGCAGCTGCGGACTCAAAGCAGAGAGAACATTCGTTCACGTGAGCATGCAGCTGCTGCCGAGCTGTTGCGCACGCTCAGAGCGATTCAAGACACAGCAGGTAGAAGCCGAGTCTCTAAAGATGCTGAAGGCAAAAAAGATACCAACGTTCCGGCGATCCGCAGTGAGCTACAGCCGCTTTACGCTGAACTGCGCATCGGTTTGGAACGGCTGCGACTTGATTTAAAAGACGAGGATGATGATGTCATTGATTCTTTCGGCACTTGGACGCGAGACCTTGAACATCGGATCTGGTTCTACATGGAGCTTCAAGACAGCTACGTTGACAACCCGCCTGAGAAGCGGCCGCCAGGTACGCAGTTCGTGGATCTGCGCGAGCAAATGGTTTCGATACTAAGCACTGTTGAGTTGATGACGCGACAGATAGTGGCGTACGTCCGCGCCGACGACGAGGCTAGACAGGGAACTACGGCGCTTTTGAACGAAGCACGCGCCTTCGCCGCCGATGTGCAGTCTGGCAAAAAATCTCAAGTCGATTACTACAATAAGTACCTTCGCCGTTCCGATGATCCTGCGTAGGACGGGTAGTTTGAAGCCCAAAAGGCCCGCTCGGTGTTTCGGTGACGTAGGAGGCTGGTGGGGGTCGAACCGAATGGTTTTACACCACCTCGAAGGCCAAAAAGCTGAAGGCGGCCCGCCGGGGGCGGAGCTGAAACATGTCCACCCCAGAACGTGCCGAGCGTGACCGAGTTGCAGGACAAAGGAAGCACTAACTGACATCTGCTGATCTCCTTTGGCTCTAATGCCGTCCTAGTCAAAGGGCGCAAAGATGTGATCCAAGCCTCCCTGCACTAACTGATCCAGCGTCCCATCCTCGCGTGTCCCACTTCTAAGGAAATGGGACACGTCTGAAGCGGACGCCATACTTGCTGCCGGATCCCGAGACGAGTTGGTTGCACGTCGGACGAGGAATGGCTTCTAAGGTGCCGGGTTGCTGAGCGATTGCGAGTCGGGACTGCCGTGGCTTAGGGCTGGTCCATTAGGACTTTGAGGGCGGCTAGGGCCTTCTCGTCGTCTCGTTTGAAGATCAGCGTCAGAAGGGGCACTGCGAACCGGGCGAGGCCGCCCACGTGGAAATCTACATTGCTGGTGAGTCGACAGGTGCCGGCGCCTGTGGGCTCTACCAGATAGGAAGCGACACCGGTCATCTTGCCCGATGGGATCTCGAAGGCGACGAAGCGGCCAGGCTCGTAGGCGATGAAGCGGTTGCGGGCGACGACTTTCATTCCCGCGAATCGCCGCGTGAACTCATGTTCAGTGCCAACGCGGAGAGGACCCGGCGTGATGCGCTTAATATCGTCGATGCCGTTCTGCCATCGGGTCGCGTTCGTGTGGTCTGCAACGAAGTCGAAGACCTTTGAGGCCGGAGCCTGCAACTCGGTGCGCATCTCCAGCTGGAGCCGATTCATGACGTCCTTTCCAAGGCGCGGACGCACGCCATGGCGTGCAAGTCCGGTTGATTGCAACGGGACGAGCGAATCCGCGGCTGGTGCCACAGCCCTGTGTGGGATCGACGAGGCGAGGGCTAGAACAGTCACGAACGACGCGGCCAGGACGGCAACCCACGCGCCGCGGGGCTCCGTAAGAGCGAGTGCAGGGCCGGCGATTCCGGGCCCGGCCAGAGCGAGGGCGGCAAGGAGGGCTGCGCTGGTGATGCCACAGGCCAGCCTGCTCCAAAGCGGACCCCGGCGCGATACAGCGTAGCCTCCACCGACTGCCATCAGAGCCACTGCGATCGCTCCTCCGCCAAGGCCCTGAGTTAGAAGGGCAGGAACCGCGCCGGGGAGGAGCATTGGAGCTATGGCAAACGCCAATGGTGCCAGAGCCAGCCAGCGCCAATGCTGTCGTCCGCCGGTCCGTCGGAGGGCTTCCGCCCAGCCTAGAAGTCCACCGGCAACGGCACCGGGAAAAATGAGTGCGCCGAATGTTCCCCACCAATCGAAAGTGGATGCCGGACCGGCGAGCTCCACCATGTATCCGCGGAAACCGGCGG of the Paenarthrobacter sp. A20 genome contains:
- a CDS encoding SRPBCC family protein, whose translation is MNSHFLGRQAVTLTALGTTCGIAWAAGFRGYMVELAGPASTFDWWGTFGALIFPGAVAGGLLGWAEALRRTGGRQHWRWLALAPLAFAIAPMLLPGAVPALLTQGLGGGAIAVALMAVGGGYAVSRRGPLWSRLACGITSAALLAALALAGPGIAGPALALTEPRGAWVAVLAASFVTVLALASSIPHRAVAPAADSLVPLQSTGLARHGVRPRLGKDVMNRLQLEMRTELQAPASKVFDFVADHTNATRWQNGIDDIKRITPGPLRVGTEHEFTRRFAGMKVVARNRFIAYEPGRFVAFEIPSGKMTGVASYLVEPTGAGTCRLTSNVDFHVGGLARFAVPLLTLIFKRDDEKALAALKVLMDQP
- a CDS encoding ATP-binding protein; this translates as MESALNPYSPGSGRRPFELVGRQSEVDAFDLLLAKTRQRRPDRGIVLHGLRGVGKTVLLNEFRRQAEHAEFMVVFLEGRDAEGGPDAVRAKLARNLLQAGRKLNRRGAGARLLTALGSIASFSAKLGVTGIDIGVNLNHGRADSGSIEVDLEELIEDLCLALAEKRSGLIFIIDEMQDLDDGLIAALLSAQHLAGQREWPFYIAGAGLPNLPSVLSEARSYAERIFNYRSIGALSREAAEAALVGPAARYGATFIPAAKDLLLEASGAYPYFLQEYGYAVWESAPEKTITLADAKIAVEIGRAQLDQGFFPSRWERASKAEKDFLRLMAMDGDEGSSTSQLAERAQKKQSSMTMTRASLIHKGIIFAPALGVVAFTVPGMADYIQRLHE